In Apium graveolens cultivar Ventura chromosome 10, ASM990537v1, whole genome shotgun sequence, the following are encoded in one genomic region:
- the LOC141692701 gene encoding protein DETOXIFICATION 16-like isoform X3 yields the protein MDDEAAQRLLQDVPRYRNDDDIELGMKKKWYNVSDNTMVELKRQVGLAGPLVLVSLLQYSLQTISVMFVGHLGEVCLSGASMATSFAGVTGFSLMLGMGSALETFCGQAYGAKEYHMLGVHMQRAMLVLMLICIPISILWSFTSNIFTFLGQDPEISVQSGIYACWLIPAIFSYGLLQCQFRFLQTQNNIRPLVISTGITSLIHLLMCWTLVFRFGFGSRGAAISSGISYWINVLILGMYIKFSPTCEKTWTGCSMEGVKNLSVFLSLGIPSSLMLCLEFWSYEFLVLMSGLLPNPKLETSIMSICLNTCSVFFRIPYGFGSAVRSTRVSNELGAGNPWAAKLAVQVVLFIAVVEGILVASALVAVRGVWGYIYTNEEEVVRYIATVLPVLALSNFMDGMQGVLSGATRGCAMQKVGVYVNLGAYYIIGLPLAIILAFVLHQNGKGLWTGIIGGSSLQAVILLAKRAKELVHGSKIQGDYVYCSKPVVSSIKFLDTGKLELKF from the exons ATGGATGATGAAGCTGCCCAAAGACTTCTTCAAGATGTTCCACGTTATAGAAATGATGATGATATTGAGCTAGGTATGAAGAAAAAGTGGTACAACGTATCGGATAATACAATGGTTGAGCTAAAAAGACAAGTTGGTTTAGCAGGTCCTCTTGTTTTAGTTAGTCTTTTGCAGTACAGTTTGCAAACAATATCGGTGATGTTCGTTGGACATCTAGGAGAAGTCTGCCTCTCAGGTGCATCTATGGCAACTTCATTTGCCGGAGTCACTGGTTTCAGCTTGATG CTGGGAATGGGAAGCGCACTTGAGACATTTTGTGGACAAGCTTATGGAGCAAAAGAGTATCATATGCTTGGCGTACACATGCAGAGGGCTATGCTAGTGCTTATGCTTATTTGCATTCCTATATCAATACTTTGGAGCTTTACTAGTAATATATTTACATTCTTGGGACAAGACCCCGAAATATCAGTACAATCTGGAATTTATGCCTGCTGGTTGATTCCAGCTATATTTTCCTATGGTCTCCTTCAGTGCCAATTTAGATTCCTACAAACTCAAAATAATATAAGGCCTTTGGTTATAAGCACTGGTATTACAAGTTTGATACATCTTTTAATGTGCTGGACCTTGGTTTTCCGCTTTGGCTTCGGATCTAGAGGCGCTGCCATTTCTAGTGGGATTTCGTACTGGATTAATGTACTAATTCTGGGAATGTACATCAAATTTTCACCAACATGTGAGAAAACATGGACAGGATGCTCTATGGAGGGTGTTAAAAACCTTTCCGTCTTTCTTTCATTAGGCATTCCCTCATCTCTTATGCTCTG TTTGGAGTTTTGGTCATATGAGTTTCTAGTTCTCATGTCTGGACTTCTTCCTAATCCGAAGCTAGAGACATCTATTATGTCAATCTG CCTCAACACATGTTCAGTGTTCTTCAGAATCCCATATGGGTTTGGCAGTGCAGTAAG AAGCACGAGAGTTTCAAATGAACTGGGTGCAGGGAATCCCTGGGCCGCAAAGCTTGCAGTACAGGTAGTTCTGTTCATTGCTGTTGTAGAGGGCATATTGGTTGCCTCTGCTTTAGTTGCAGTTCGAGGTGTATGGGGCTATATCTACACAAATGAAGAGGAAGTTGTGAGGTATATAGCCACAGTGCTTCCGGTGCTTGCCTTATCCAATTTTATGGATGGAATGCAAGGTGTACTCTCAG GTGCTACAAGAGGATGTGCTATGCAGAAGGTCGGGGTATACGTGAATTTAGGAGCATATTACATAATTGGCCTTCCACTTGCAATTATATTGGCTTTTGTACTGCATCAAAATGGAAAG GGTCTCTGGACTGGAATCATAGGAGGAAGCAGTCTTCAAGCTGTAATACTATTG GCAAAAAGAGCAAAAGAGTTGGTGCATGGTTCCAAAATCCAGGGAGATTATGTATATTGTTCTAAACCTGTTGTATCTTCCATCAAATTTCTAGACACCGGCAAGCTTGAACTGAAGTTCTAA
- the LOC141690529 gene encoding uncharacterized protein LOC141690529 has protein sequence MNALKRLLSPRQQHSQEKSEIMNNMVTEAAMVMDFIDTSDEPQGRGSRRGKSPNHQRQRLSRGKNLMEDYFVDRPIFSEGDFRRSSLHSRFLLASKSRCGWIIGVATPTKMTVALRMLAYGAAADQCAEICRMGELTTLECMKKICEQVEGIFGKEYLRAPTPADLRRLLARGKQRGFLLGLNMYSTFVKTISNPATQAHKLFTKKQEAHHKDVEMCFGILQSRWAILRYGARMHKHSTLRSIMMTYIILHNMIVEDEFVEDGFVESVEEDLMNPLASRVFDRPVDCNGVRIPFAPVQRDGRNQQAFWDRIEILESAYVHTMLQNDLVEHNWALEANE, from the exons ATGAATGCATTGAAAAGATTGTTGAGTCCAAGGCAACAACACAGTCAAGAAAAGTCTGAAATCATGAATAACATGGTCACCGAAGCGGCAATGGTGATGGACTTCATCGACACTTCAGATGAACCACAAGGACGCGGCTCACGGCGTGGCAAATCTCCCAATCATCAAAGACAAAGGCTCTCGAGGGGAAAAAATCTCATGGAAGATTACTTCGTTGATCGTCCAATTTTCAGTGAAGGCGACTTCCGCCGAAG CTCTTTGCACTCTAGATTCCTACTGGCATCAAAAAGCAGATGTGGTTGGATTATTGGGGTTGCTACACCAACAAAAATGACTGTTGCATTACGAATGCTAGCTTACGGTGCTGCAGCTGATCAATGTGCCGAAATATGTAGAATGGGAGAATTAACTACACTTGAGTGCATGAAAAAAATTTGTGAGCAAGTGGAAGGAATCTTCGGTAAAGAGTACCTTCGTGCTCCAACACCTGCAGATTTAAGAAGGCTTCTAGCAAGAGGCAAACAAAGAGGGTTTTTGTTAGGcctcaatat GTATTCAACATTTGTAAAAACCATATCAAATCCTGCCACTCAAGCACATAAATTATTTACTAAGAAACAGGAAGCACATCATAAAGATGTAGAGATGTGTTTTGGAATCTTGCAATCTCGATGGGCAATTCTTCGTTACGGTGCTCGGATGCATAAGCATTCCACACTTAGAAGTATCATGATGACTTACATCATATTGCATAACATGATAGTTGAGGATGAATTTGTTGAAGACGGATTTGTGGAGTCAGTAGAAGAAGATCTAATGAATCCATTAGCATCACGGGTTTTTGACAGGCCGGTAGATTGTAATGGAGTTAGAATTCCTTTTGCACCAGTACAAAGAGATGGAAGAAATCAACAAGCATTTTGGGATCGTATTGAAATCTTGGAATCAGCTTATGTCCATACAATGCTTCAAAATGATTTGGTAGAGCACAATTGGGCACTGGAAGCCAATGAATAG
- the LOC141692701 gene encoding protein DETOXIFICATION 16-like isoform X4 has product MHLGMGSALETFCGQAYGAKEYHMLGVHMQRAMLVLMLICIPISILWSFTSNIFTFLGQDPEISVQSGIYACWLIPAIFSYGLLQCQFRFLQTQNNIRPLVISTGITSLIHLLMCWTLVFRFGFGSRGAAISSGISYWINVLILGMYIKFSPTCEKTWTGCSMEGVKNLSVFLSLGIPSSLMLCLEFWSYEFLVLMSGLLPNPKLETSIMSICLNTCSVFFRIPYGFGSAVRSTRVSNELGAGNPWAAKLAVQVVLFIAVVEGILVASALVAVRGVWGYIYTNEEEVVRYIATVLPVLALSNFMDGMQGVLSGATRGCAMQKVGVYVNLGAYYIIGLPLAIILAFVLHQNGKGLWTGIIGGSSLQAVILLVIILRIDWDQQAKRAKELVHGSKIQGDYVYCSKPVVSSIKFLDTGKLELKF; this is encoded by the exons ATGCAT CTGGGAATGGGAAGCGCACTTGAGACATTTTGTGGACAAGCTTATGGAGCAAAAGAGTATCATATGCTTGGCGTACACATGCAGAGGGCTATGCTAGTGCTTATGCTTATTTGCATTCCTATATCAATACTTTGGAGCTTTACTAGTAATATATTTACATTCTTGGGACAAGACCCCGAAATATCAGTACAATCTGGAATTTATGCCTGCTGGTTGATTCCAGCTATATTTTCCTATGGTCTCCTTCAGTGCCAATTTAGATTCCTACAAACTCAAAATAATATAAGGCCTTTGGTTATAAGCACTGGTATTACAAGTTTGATACATCTTTTAATGTGCTGGACCTTGGTTTTCCGCTTTGGCTTCGGATCTAGAGGCGCTGCCATTTCTAGTGGGATTTCGTACTGGATTAATGTACTAATTCTGGGAATGTACATCAAATTTTCACCAACATGTGAGAAAACATGGACAGGATGCTCTATGGAGGGTGTTAAAAACCTTTCCGTCTTTCTTTCATTAGGCATTCCCTCATCTCTTATGCTCTG TTTGGAGTTTTGGTCATATGAGTTTCTAGTTCTCATGTCTGGACTTCTTCCTAATCCGAAGCTAGAGACATCTATTATGTCAATCTG CCTCAACACATGTTCAGTGTTCTTCAGAATCCCATATGGGTTTGGCAGTGCAGTAAG AAGCACGAGAGTTTCAAATGAACTGGGTGCAGGGAATCCCTGGGCCGCAAAGCTTGCAGTACAGGTAGTTCTGTTCATTGCTGTTGTAGAGGGCATATTGGTTGCCTCTGCTTTAGTTGCAGTTCGAGGTGTATGGGGCTATATCTACACAAATGAAGAGGAAGTTGTGAGGTATATAGCCACAGTGCTTCCGGTGCTTGCCTTATCCAATTTTATGGATGGAATGCAAGGTGTACTCTCAG GTGCTACAAGAGGATGTGCTATGCAGAAGGTCGGGGTATACGTGAATTTAGGAGCATATTACATAATTGGCCTTCCACTTGCAATTATATTGGCTTTTGTACTGCATCAAAATGGAAAG GGTCTCTGGACTGGAATCATAGGAGGAAGCAGTCTTCAAGCTGTAATACTATTGGTAATTATCTTGCGCATAGATTGGGACCAACAA GCAAAAAGAGCAAAAGAGTTGGTGCATGGTTCCAAAATCCAGGGAGATTATGTATATTGTTCTAAACCTGTTGTATCTTCCATCAAATTTCTAGACACCGGCAAGCTTGAACTGAAGTTCTAA
- the LOC141690528 gene encoding uncharacterized protein LOC141690528, with the protein MVTEAAMVMDFIDTSDEPQERGSRRGKSPNHQRQRLSRGKNLMEDYFVDRPIFSEDDFRRRYRMRPHVFNHIMTALCTQDSYWHEKADVVGLLGLLPQQKMTAALRMLAYGATADQCAEICRIRESTTLECMKKFCEQVEGIFGKEYLRAPTPADLRRLLARGEQRGFPGMIGSIDCMHWEWKNCPSGWGGAYSVRKGRPTIILEVVASYDTWVWHAFFGVSGAQNDINVLGQSPVFNKVIAGDSPTVVFHVNGKRYNNAYYLADGIYPRYSTFVKTISNPATQAHKLFAKKQEAYRKDVERCFVEDEFVEDGFVESVEEDIMNPLASRVYDGPVDCNGVRIPFAPVQRDGRNQQAFWDRIENLESAYVHTMLQNDLVEHNWAPEANE; encoded by the exons ATGGTCACCGAAGCGGCAATGGTGATGGACTTCATCGACACTTCAGATGAACCACAAGAACGCGGCTCACGGCGTGGCAAATCTCCCAATCATCAAAGACAAAGGCTCTCGAGGGGAAAAAATCTCATGGAAGATTACTTCGTTGATCGTCCAATTTTCAGTGAAGACGACTTCCGCCGAAGGTATAGAATGCGCCCTCATGTTTTCAATCACATCATGACAGCTCTTTGCACTCAAGATTCCTACTGGCATGAAAAAGCAGATGTGGTTGGATTATTGGGGTTGCTACCCCAACAAAAAATGACTGCTGCATTACGAATGCTAGCTTACGGTGCAACAGCTGATCAATGTGCCGAAATATGTAGAATAAGAGAATCAACTACACTTGAGTGCATGAAAAAATTTTGTGAGCAAGTGGAAGGAATCTTCGGTAAAGAGTACCTTCGTGCTCCAACACCTGCAGATTTAAGAAGGCTTCTAGCAAGAGGCGAACAAAGAGGGTTTCCAGGTATGATTGGGAGTATCGATTGTATGCACTGGGAATGGAAGAACTGTCCAAGTGGGTGGGGTGGGGCTTATAGTGTTCGAAAAGGACGTCCAACTATCATTCTAGAGGTCGTTGCTTCTTATGACACTTGGGTGTGGCACGCTTTTTTCGGTGTATCTGGAGCTCAAAATGATATTAACGTTCTAGGTCAATCTCCCGTATTTAATAAAGTTATCGCAGGAGATAGCCCAACGGTGGTGTTTCACGTCAATGGCAAAAGATACAATAATGCTTATTATCTTGCTGATGGGATTTATCCTAGGTATTCAACATTTGTAAAAACCATATCAAATCCTGCCACTCAAGCACATAAATTATTTGCTAAGAAACAGGAAGCATATCGCAAAGATGTAGAGAGGTGTTTTG TTGAGGATGAATTTGTTGAAGACGGATTTGTGGAGTCAGTAGAAGAAGATATAATGAATCCATTAGCATCACGAGTTTATGATGGGCCGGTAGATTGTAATGGAGTTAGAATTCCTTTTGCACCAGTACAAAGAGATGGAAGAAATCAACAAGCATTTTGGGATCGTATTGAAAACTTGGAATCAGCTTATGTTCATACAATGCTTCAAAATGATTTGGTAGAGCACAATTGGGCACCGGAAGCCAATGAATAG
- the LOC141692701 gene encoding protein DETOXIFICATION 16-like isoform X2: MDDEAAQRLLQDVPRYRNDDDIELGMKKKWYNVSDNTMVELKRQVGLAGPLVLVSLLQYSLQTISVMFVGHLGEVCLSGASMATSFAGVTGFSLMLGMGSALETFCGQAYGAKEYHMLGVHMQRAMLVLMLICIPISILWSFTSNIFTFLGQDPEISVQSGIYACWLIPAIFSYGLLQCQFRFLQTQNNIRPLVISTGITSLIHLLMCWTLVFRFGFGSRGAAISSGISYWINVLILGMYIKFSPTCEKTWTGCSMEGVKNLSVFLSLGIPSSLMLCLEFWSYEFLVLMSGLLPNPKLETSIMSICLNTCSVFFRIPYGFGSAVSTRVSNELGAGNPWAAKLAVQVVLFIAVVEGILVASALVAVRGVWGYIYTNEEEVVRYIATVLPVLALSNFMDGMQGVLSGATRGCAMQKVGVYVNLGAYYIIGLPLAIILAFVLHQNGKGLWTGIIGGSSLQAVILLVIILRIDWDQQAKRAKELVHGSKIQGDYVYCSKPVVSSIKFLDTGKLELKF, translated from the exons ATGGATGATGAAGCTGCCCAAAGACTTCTTCAAGATGTTCCACGTTATAGAAATGATGATGATATTGAGCTAGGTATGAAGAAAAAGTGGTACAACGTATCGGATAATACAATGGTTGAGCTAAAAAGACAAGTTGGTTTAGCAGGTCCTCTTGTTTTAGTTAGTCTTTTGCAGTACAGTTTGCAAACAATATCGGTGATGTTCGTTGGACATCTAGGAGAAGTCTGCCTCTCAGGTGCATCTATGGCAACTTCATTTGCCGGAGTCACTGGTTTCAGCTTGATG CTGGGAATGGGAAGCGCACTTGAGACATTTTGTGGACAAGCTTATGGAGCAAAAGAGTATCATATGCTTGGCGTACACATGCAGAGGGCTATGCTAGTGCTTATGCTTATTTGCATTCCTATATCAATACTTTGGAGCTTTACTAGTAATATATTTACATTCTTGGGACAAGACCCCGAAATATCAGTACAATCTGGAATTTATGCCTGCTGGTTGATTCCAGCTATATTTTCCTATGGTCTCCTTCAGTGCCAATTTAGATTCCTACAAACTCAAAATAATATAAGGCCTTTGGTTATAAGCACTGGTATTACAAGTTTGATACATCTTTTAATGTGCTGGACCTTGGTTTTCCGCTTTGGCTTCGGATCTAGAGGCGCTGCCATTTCTAGTGGGATTTCGTACTGGATTAATGTACTAATTCTGGGAATGTACATCAAATTTTCACCAACATGTGAGAAAACATGGACAGGATGCTCTATGGAGGGTGTTAAAAACCTTTCCGTCTTTCTTTCATTAGGCATTCCCTCATCTCTTATGCTCTG TTTGGAGTTTTGGTCATATGAGTTTCTAGTTCTCATGTCTGGACTTCTTCCTAATCCGAAGCTAGAGACATCTATTATGTCAATCTG CCTCAACACATGTTCAGTGTTCTTCAGAATCCCATATGGGTTTGGCAGTGCAGTAAG CACGAGAGTTTCAAATGAACTGGGTGCAGGGAATCCCTGGGCCGCAAAGCTTGCAGTACAGGTAGTTCTGTTCATTGCTGTTGTAGAGGGCATATTGGTTGCCTCTGCTTTAGTTGCAGTTCGAGGTGTATGGGGCTATATCTACACAAATGAAGAGGAAGTTGTGAGGTATATAGCCACAGTGCTTCCGGTGCTTGCCTTATCCAATTTTATGGATGGAATGCAAGGTGTACTCTCAG GTGCTACAAGAGGATGTGCTATGCAGAAGGTCGGGGTATACGTGAATTTAGGAGCATATTACATAATTGGCCTTCCACTTGCAATTATATTGGCTTTTGTACTGCATCAAAATGGAAAG GGTCTCTGGACTGGAATCATAGGAGGAAGCAGTCTTCAAGCTGTAATACTATTGGTAATTATCTTGCGCATAGATTGGGACCAACAA GCAAAAAGAGCAAAAGAGTTGGTGCATGGTTCCAAAATCCAGGGAGATTATGTATATTGTTCTAAACCTGTTGTATCTTCCATCAAATTTCTAGACACCGGCAAGCTTGAACTGAAGTTCTAA
- the LOC141692701 gene encoding protein DETOXIFICATION 16-like isoform X1: protein MDDEAAQRLLQDVPRYRNDDDIELGMKKKWYNVSDNTMVELKRQVGLAGPLVLVSLLQYSLQTISVMFVGHLGEVCLSGASMATSFAGVTGFSLMLGMGSALETFCGQAYGAKEYHMLGVHMQRAMLVLMLICIPISILWSFTSNIFTFLGQDPEISVQSGIYACWLIPAIFSYGLLQCQFRFLQTQNNIRPLVISTGITSLIHLLMCWTLVFRFGFGSRGAAISSGISYWINVLILGMYIKFSPTCEKTWTGCSMEGVKNLSVFLSLGIPSSLMLCLEFWSYEFLVLMSGLLPNPKLETSIMSICLNTCSVFFRIPYGFGSAVRSTRVSNELGAGNPWAAKLAVQVVLFIAVVEGILVASALVAVRGVWGYIYTNEEEVVRYIATVLPVLALSNFMDGMQGVLSGATRGCAMQKVGVYVNLGAYYIIGLPLAIILAFVLHQNGKGLWTGIIGGSSLQAVILLVIILRIDWDQQAKRAKELVHGSKIQGDYVYCSKPVVSSIKFLDTGKLELKF from the exons ATGGATGATGAAGCTGCCCAAAGACTTCTTCAAGATGTTCCACGTTATAGAAATGATGATGATATTGAGCTAGGTATGAAGAAAAAGTGGTACAACGTATCGGATAATACAATGGTTGAGCTAAAAAGACAAGTTGGTTTAGCAGGTCCTCTTGTTTTAGTTAGTCTTTTGCAGTACAGTTTGCAAACAATATCGGTGATGTTCGTTGGACATCTAGGAGAAGTCTGCCTCTCAGGTGCATCTATGGCAACTTCATTTGCCGGAGTCACTGGTTTCAGCTTGATG CTGGGAATGGGAAGCGCACTTGAGACATTTTGTGGACAAGCTTATGGAGCAAAAGAGTATCATATGCTTGGCGTACACATGCAGAGGGCTATGCTAGTGCTTATGCTTATTTGCATTCCTATATCAATACTTTGGAGCTTTACTAGTAATATATTTACATTCTTGGGACAAGACCCCGAAATATCAGTACAATCTGGAATTTATGCCTGCTGGTTGATTCCAGCTATATTTTCCTATGGTCTCCTTCAGTGCCAATTTAGATTCCTACAAACTCAAAATAATATAAGGCCTTTGGTTATAAGCACTGGTATTACAAGTTTGATACATCTTTTAATGTGCTGGACCTTGGTTTTCCGCTTTGGCTTCGGATCTAGAGGCGCTGCCATTTCTAGTGGGATTTCGTACTGGATTAATGTACTAATTCTGGGAATGTACATCAAATTTTCACCAACATGTGAGAAAACATGGACAGGATGCTCTATGGAGGGTGTTAAAAACCTTTCCGTCTTTCTTTCATTAGGCATTCCCTCATCTCTTATGCTCTG TTTGGAGTTTTGGTCATATGAGTTTCTAGTTCTCATGTCTGGACTTCTTCCTAATCCGAAGCTAGAGACATCTATTATGTCAATCTG CCTCAACACATGTTCAGTGTTCTTCAGAATCCCATATGGGTTTGGCAGTGCAGTAAG AAGCACGAGAGTTTCAAATGAACTGGGTGCAGGGAATCCCTGGGCCGCAAAGCTTGCAGTACAGGTAGTTCTGTTCATTGCTGTTGTAGAGGGCATATTGGTTGCCTCTGCTTTAGTTGCAGTTCGAGGTGTATGGGGCTATATCTACACAAATGAAGAGGAAGTTGTGAGGTATATAGCCACAGTGCTTCCGGTGCTTGCCTTATCCAATTTTATGGATGGAATGCAAGGTGTACTCTCAG GTGCTACAAGAGGATGTGCTATGCAGAAGGTCGGGGTATACGTGAATTTAGGAGCATATTACATAATTGGCCTTCCACTTGCAATTATATTGGCTTTTGTACTGCATCAAAATGGAAAG GGTCTCTGGACTGGAATCATAGGAGGAAGCAGTCTTCAAGCTGTAATACTATTGGTAATTATCTTGCGCATAGATTGGGACCAACAA GCAAAAAGAGCAAAAGAGTTGGTGCATGGTTCCAAAATCCAGGGAGATTATGTATATTGTTCTAAACCTGTTGTATCTTCCATCAAATTTCTAGACACCGGCAAGCTTGAACTGAAGTTCTAA